TATGCTGTAACTGCTGGAGAACCATTAAATCCTGAAGTTTACAACAAATTTTATGAATTTACCGGTTTAAAACTTAGAGAAGGATTCGGTCAGACAGAAACTGTAGTATCTGTTGCTAATTTCCCATGGATAGAACCAAGACCTGGATCAATGGGTAAACCTGCACCAATCTACAACATTATAATTGTAGATAAAGAAAATAAACCGTCAGATATTGGAGAAGAAGGCGAAATTGTCATTAAAACTGAGGGTGAAAACCCAATAGGTGTATTTGGAGGTTATTATTTAACTCCAGAAAAAACTAAAGAAGTATGGTACGATGGATATTATCATACTGGTGATACTGCCTGGATGGATGAAGATGGATACATATGGTTTGTTGGAAGGACAGACGACATGATTAAAAGTTCAGGTTACAGAATTGGCCCCTTCGAAGTGGAAAGTGCTGTTATATCTCATCCTGCTGTTTTAGAATGTGCTATAACAGGGTTTCCAGACCCTGTAAGAGGGCAGGTTGTTAAGGCAACAATTGTGCTTACCAATGACTATCAACCTTCAGAAGAATTGAAAAAAGAGATTCAAAATCATGTTAAAAAGGTAACAGCACCTTATAAATACCCCCGTGTAATTGAATTTGTGGACGAGCTCCCAAAAACAATAAGCGGAAAAATAAGGAGAGTAGAGATACGGAGCCATGACCAGGAATAGAGATTAATTAAATTTTGTAGGGGATTTAACCCTATTTTTGTTTTTTAAATTTCAATGAATTAAACTTAGAAGGATATATTATGAAATCATCAGAGAAAAGAGAACCGTACCCTGTAATTAATATCTTGGAATGTAAAGCTTGTGAAAGATGCATTATTGCATGCAAAAAAGGCGTTTTAAAGATGAGCGATGACATTAATGAAAGAGGGTACCATTACGTAGTTTACGAAGGAGAAGGGTGCTCAGGATGTGGTGATTGTTATTATACCTGTCCAGAACCCTTAGCAATCGAAGTTCATATTCCAAAAAAAGCTAAAAAAGAGGAGGATTAAACATGGCAACTCAGCTAATAAGAGGAAACACAGCAGTTATAATAGGAGCCATGTATGCAGGATGTGACTGTTATTTTGGATATCCAATTACCCCTGCAAGTGAAATCCTTCATGAAGCCTCTAAATATTTCCCAATGGTAGGAAGGAAATTTGTACAAGCAGAGTCAGAAGAAGCAGCCATAAACATGGTTTACGGCGGTGCTGCAGCAGGACACAGAGTAATGACAGCCTCATCCGGCCCTGGAATAAGTTTAAAACAGGAAGGAATATCATTTTTAGCAGGCGCAGAATTACCCTGCGTTATAGTAGATGTTATGAGAGCAGGGCCTGGCTTGGGGAATATTGGACCAGAACAGGGCGATTATAATCAGCTTGTTAAAGGTGGAGGTCATGGTAACTACAGAAATATTGTTTTAGCCCCGAATTCTGTTCAGGAAATGTGCGATTTCACCATGAAAGCATTTGAAATTGCAGAAAAATGGAGGAATCCGGTTATAATCATTGCAGATGCTGTTTTAGGGCAAATGATAGAACCACTTCACTTCCCTGAAAAAGCGGTTGAACCTGAAATCGACACTTCATGGGCAGTCTGCGGAAATAAAGAAACAATGGGAAACCTTGTTACATCCATATTCCTGGATTTTGACCAGTTAGAAGAGTTTAACTTCAAAGTTCAGGAGAAATATGAAAAAATAAAAAAATCTGAAGTTGATTATGAGGAATATCAAATAGATGATGCTGAAATAGTCCTTGTATCCTATGGAATAAGCAGCAGAATAGCAAGATCTGCAGTGGATCTTGCAAGAAGTGAAGGAATTAAAGCAGGGCTATTCAGGCCCAAAACTCTATTTCCATTCCCTGAAAAAGAATTAAAAAAGATTGCTGATGAGTTAAATCCCAAATTTATATCTGTGGAGATGAGCAACGGCCAGATGTGTGAAGATATAAAGATGGCAGTTGAATGCAGGGATGTAGAACTTGTAAATCGTATGGGTGGAAATATTATCGAATTAAATGATATAATGACCAAGATTAGAGAAGTAAGGGGAGGAAAATAATATGGATGAAAAAATCATCGGAAAACCTAAATCATTATATGATGAATTTCCAAGAAAAGGTGGAAGCTCCCCAACAGCAACACATTACTGTCCAGGCTGTGGTCATGGAATATTACATAAACTCATTGGAGAAGCCATGGATGAGCTCCAAATACAGGATAGATCCATTATGACAAGCCCCGTAGGATGTGCAGTATTCGCTTACTACTATTTTGACTGTGGAAACGTCCAAACAGCCCATGGAAGAGCACCAGCAGTTGGAACCGGACTTTCAAGGGCAGAAGATGATGCAATTGTCATGCTTTACCAGGGAGATGGTGATTTAGCATCGATAGGATTAAATGAAACAATCCAAGCTGCTAATCGTGGCGAAAAAATGGCAGTATTTTTTATAAACAATACTGTTTATGGAATGACTGGAGGGCAGATGGCACCAACAACCTTAATTGGAGAGGTTACAGTAACCTGTCCTGAAGGAAGAGACCCCAGATTTACCGGATATCCGCTGCACATGTGCGAGCTTATAGATAATTTGAATGCCCCTGTATTTATTGAAAGAGTTTCACTTTCAGATGTTAAACACATAAGAAAAGCTAAAAGAGCTATTAAGAAGGCTCTTGAAGTGCAAAGGGACGGTAAAGGTTATGCCTTTGTCGAAGTCCTATCCCCCTGCCCAACCAATTTGAGGCATGATGCATTAGGGGCTGAAAAGTTCCTTAACGAAGAAATGGAGAAAGAATTCCCTGTTAAAAACTTTAGAGATAGAATCAAGGAAGTTGAACCCCTTTGTAGAGGTGCAAGCGACTTTTCAAAGGAATCACTGGATAAAATCTTTAATGTGGTTGGTGAAAGCAGTGAAGATGCAGTAGATGACCCTGATTATAAAGAAAGAAGTATAAAAATCACAGGATTTGGTGGTCAGGGAGTACTAAGTATGGGACTTACTATCGCTGAAGCAGGAATGAAAGCAAGACGCCATGTGTCTTATTATCCCTCCTATGGACCTGAACAGAGAGGAGGAGCATCTAACTGCGTTGTAGTCATTTCTGGAAGCGTGATAGGTTCCCCTGCTGTCCATGAGGTAGATACCCTTGTATCCCTTAACAGACCTTCCCTCGAAGAATTCAAGGGAGAAGTAAAAAAGGGCGGTTTAATTGTCTATGATTCTGCAATAGGAGAATTTGAAGCACCTGAAGGTGTTGAAGCAATTTCAGTTCCGGCTTTCAAGATTGCAAAGGAACATGGAGTTAAAAGGGCAGGTAACACTGTTCTACTTGGTGTTTTAATGGCCCTAGGACGTGCCGGACTATCTGAAGATATGTTTAAAAAAGCGATTGAACATACCTTCTCTAAAAAGCCTGAATTAATCCCAATAAACTTAGAAATACTCGAAGCGGGTAAACAATGGGCTCTGGAGAATCTGTGTTAAATATCTTTTAAAATAATTAGGTTAAGTCCTATTTAACGGGGCTTAAACTTCCTAATTTTTCTTTTTTGGGTTTACGTGATTTTTTAGCCAGTTTAAAACTATTTTTAAATGGTTTCCAGTACATGTGCACATGGAAAAATGTTGTAACAACCATAACAATTGCTGCTACAGCATGCCAGAAGGTTATTGTCTGATTCAAAGGAGAATGAATCCCAAAATTTATGAAAAGGGTTAATTCCATACCTGTAATTCCTGTAACCAGGAAACTTACAGTTATTATCATATTCCATAATTTTTTATGGGATTTTAGCTTAATAATCCTTTTTTTATTCATTATATGAGTAACTATATATGATAATGACAGGATCAATGTTATGGGCAGTAAATAATAGCTCTGCTTGCTTTCTGCCCCCTTATCATTATTTTCCTCTAACAGTGCTGTTGAATTTGTTTCATTTGACTGATCAACTTCATTTACAGTTCCTGAGTTTTCTGTGGATGTGTCCTGTGTGGTTTCAGTACCGGTAGTCGGTGCTGACTGTGAATGATCGCAGATTCCGTCATTATTTGTATCTATATATCTGGAGCATTCTCCAGGGTAAGGGCAGTCAGTAACGCCTAAAGGGCAATCTTCCCATGCATAGATTGGAGATGGGGCAAATAAGAATACTACCATGATAATTATCCATATTTTTCTAATTTTATCCACCGCCATTTAACTTAATACGACTTTTTGGAATGATTTCCAGTAAGAGTGAATATGAAGAATTGATATTACAAATAAAGCAATACCAACTTCAACATGCCAGAAATTCAAAAATGCCAGTTCAGGAATGTTTATACCGTATTCCAGTCGAAAAAGTACCAGCATACCGAAACCTGCTGAAATTAAAAAGCTTATGAGCAGCATTATATTCCATACCCTTACATGTATTGCCCTTCTAATTATTTTGAGCTTATATAGACTAAATGAACCAATATAAGCTAAAATTGGGGCTAATGAGTATGTAATTATATCATATGTCATTTTTAAACCTCAAATTATTAAATAAATAAAAAAAATAAGTTAATTTTTATTTACACAATTTCTGTTTCTTTGGTGCATTTGTTTTTGATCTGTAGTGCAGTTTTGTGTGCAATTAATTTTATTCTCACAATTTTGATTTTGAATACAGTTTACACCAGTACAGTTTTCACCGGTAGCCTGTAATTGAGGCTGGCTGTTTCCAGTTGTTCCTGAATATGCTGCATATCCTCCAGCTATAAGTAAAACAGCAGCTATTGCTATAATTAATGAAATATTTAATCTGTTCATTAAAAGCCTCCTTTCATATTATTTCCCATATAAAGTCCTAATAACTATACAATTTGCAATATTAGGGTTATAATTACACTTTTTTTAGTTTAATTAAATTTTATATAATAATACAGTGTATAACCTTTTAAAAATAGTTTTTCCCAAGTACATCCATAGTTTATCCCAAATTTATGCCAAATCCTACAAAAATTTGTAAAAAAAGCATATTAATTTTATTTATTCCCATGATATCTTCAACAATATAGATAAACCTATAAATTGAATTATGTTGGTTATTAGTAATGGTAAGCCCATTCCAGGCCCTCTAAATCCTCTAACTATAAATATAAACACTGTAAACATAAGATTCTGTATTAAAAGGAGTGAAATAAAGAGCAGAATGCCAAGTATAAATCTGGATTTAAATTCTCTGTAACTCCCCCAGTAAATATAAAGCAGACTCATTAAAAGGAAAATATTTATAATTCCAATTATACCTGCAAAAGAAACTAGCCCTGCATTATATGGCCCTATCCCCTGTCTTAATCCTTGATGTAAACCCATTTAGCTCCCTTCCTTGTTTTTATTTAATTTATTCCATATTTCTTTAAAAATAGAATAATTTTCCTCCATTTTATCAGAAAGAAAATACATCATACCATATTTCTCTCCGCTGGCTGTAATTATGTTATTTTTCTCCAGAACCTTTAAATGATGCCGGATGGTTTTATAATCCAGTTCAAGCTCTTCAGCAAGTTGATGGGCATTGTAAGGTCTTTCATTCAATTTATTAATTAACCGGGCCCTACTAACCCCACCTTTACCTGCAAACAGCCACCAAAGCACTTTCTTCATGAACAATCCCTATCAACTTAATATAATTAATATATATTTAAAACCTAATAAATCTGGCTTCAAGATTCAATTGTCTCCATAGTTTTTATTCCACCATAAATTATTGCAGATATATTCTATCAGTGATTTAAGCTAAATTAAAGTAAATATAAAAAAATCGAGATATTTTCATTTAATTCATTTAAAAAAATAAAATTTAAGTAAAGTTGAAGCCATAAATTAGTATTAATTGGTAAAATTTTACTAACGGTGGTTAAACCATGTCTGAGTTTTTATCTGGAGAAGATGTTTCAATAGTCCTGTGCGGTGAGGCAGGGCAGGGAATTCAAACCGTGGAAGAAATACTGGTCCAGGCCGTTAAACTTGAAGGATACAACGTATTTTCCTCAAAAGAATACATGTCAAGAATAAGGGGAGGAGAAAACTCCACTGAAATACGTGTATCCTCAAAAAGAGTAACTGCTTATGTTGATAGAATTGATATACTGATTGCAATCAGCAAAGGGGCCATAGATCACCTTGAAGAAAGAATATCCGAGGATACTGTTATAATTGGAGATGAAAAAACACTTGAAGAAGTAGAAAAAGAGGATGTAATTAAGATTCCATTTCTAAAAATGGCTGCAGAAATTGGAGGCCCCATATTTGCAAACATAATCGCTGCAGGGGCTCTTTGTAGAGTTCTAAATGTGGACAAAGAAACATTTGATGAATGCATAACTGCAATGTTTAAAAGAAAGGGTGAAGAAATCCTTCAAAAAGATCTGCAGGCAGGAGCAGAAGGCTATAAAATTGGGGAAGACTTTATCAGCTCTGGAAAATTTAATATAAAGATAAAAAAAGACCCAAAAATCAGGGACGAGATTCTTTTGAACGGGACTGATGCAGTGGGGCTTGGATGTATTGCAGGAGGCCTAAAGTTCATGTCTTCATACCCTATGACTCCCTCCACGCCGCTTCAAACATTTATTGCCGGACATTCCACAGAGTTTGGCATGATCTTTGAACAGGCAGAAGATGAGATAGCCGCAATAAATATGGGCCTTGGAGCCTCATATGCAGGGGCAAGAGCAATTGTAGCAACTTCAGGAAGTGGATTTGCACTTATGAGCGAAGGTGTTGGGCTATCGGGAATGATTGAAACCCCAATAGTTATATATCTTGCCCAGCGTCCCGGGCCGGCTGTTGGATTACCCACACGGACTGCCCAGGAAGATCTGAATCTTGCTCTTTATTCTTCCCCTGGTGAAACCCCAAAAGCCATATTTGCCCCTGGAAAATTTGAAGATGCGTTCTATTTAACGTATCATGCCTTTAATCTTGCAGATAAATACCAAATACCTGTCTTTATACTTTCTGATCAGTATTTTGCAGATATCTACTATAATCTGCCTGATATTGACTTATCCAACATTGAAACTCAAAAATATATCGTTGTAACTAGTGAAAACTACAGAAGATACGAAATAACCGAAAATGGGATATCTCCACGTGGAATTCCAGGATATGGTGAGGGCCTTGTAGTTGTGGATTCAGATGAACACGATATAGAAGGGCATATTACTGAAGATCTTCATTTAAGGAATAAAATGGTAGAAAAACGTCTGAAAAAGCTTGAAGGGATAAAAAGAGAGGTAATAGAACCAGAACTTGTAGGAAATGAAGATTATAAGGCTCTGGTTGTAGGATGGGGCTCTACTTATGGATCCATAAAAGAAGCTCTGGAAGTCATTGGAAGAGACGATATAGCGTTTTTACACTTCAAACAGGTCTATCCTCTTCATGAGAGCACCTTGAATTACCTTAAAAAGGCCCAAAAAACAATTATCTTTGAAAATAACGCTACTTCTCAATTTGGAAATCTTATAAAACTCCATACAGGGTTTGAGATTGATAATAAGGCTTTGAAATATAATGGAATGCCCTTTTCCGTTGAAGAAGTTACGCAACGCTTGAAAAGCTTCTTGGAGAGGATATAATGGATCCTAAAATCTTTGATGTTGAAGGTGCAGACGTGGCATGGTGCCCGGGATGCGGCGACTTCCCCATTCTAAAAACATTGAAAACCGCGCTTGCAGAACTTGAAATTGATCAAAAGCAGCTTGTACTGGCTTCAGGTATAGGTCAGGCTGGAAAACTTCCCCATTACCTTAAATCACACACTTATAACAGTCTTCATGGTAGAGCGCTGTCCCCTGCGACTGCAATTAAATCTGTGAATAGAGAACTTACGGTAATTGTTACAAGCGGCGACGGAGATATGT
This genomic window from Methanobacterium sp. contains:
- a CDS encoding ferredoxin family protein, with the protein product MKSSEKREPYPVINILECKACERCIIACKKGVLKMSDDINERGYHYVVYEGEGCSGCGDCYYTCPEPLAIEVHIPKKAKKEED
- the vorB gene encoding 3-methyl-2-oxobutanoate dehydrogenase subunit VorB, producing the protein MATQLIRGNTAVIIGAMYAGCDCYFGYPITPASEILHEASKYFPMVGRKFVQAESEEAAINMVYGGAAAGHRVMTASSGPGISLKQEGISFLAGAELPCVIVDVMRAGPGLGNIGPEQGDYNQLVKGGGHGNYRNIVLAPNSVQEMCDFTMKAFEIAEKWRNPVIIIADAVLGQMIEPLHFPEKAVEPEIDTSWAVCGNKETMGNLVTSIFLDFDQLEEFNFKVQEKYEKIKKSEVDYEEYQIDDAEIVLVSYGISSRIARSAVDLARSEGIKAGLFRPKTLFPFPEKELKKIADELNPKFISVEMSNGQMCEDIKMAVECRDVELVNRMGGNIIELNDIMTKIREVRGGK
- a CDS encoding 2-oxoacid:acceptor oxidoreductase family protein, with the protein product MDEKIIGKPKSLYDEFPRKGGSSPTATHYCPGCGHGILHKLIGEAMDELQIQDRSIMTSPVGCAVFAYYYFDCGNVQTAHGRAPAVGTGLSRAEDDAIVMLYQGDGDLASIGLNETIQAANRGEKMAVFFINNTVYGMTGGQMAPTTLIGEVTVTCPEGRDPRFTGYPLHMCELIDNLNAPVFIERVSLSDVKHIRKAKRAIKKALEVQRDGKGYAFVEVLSPCPTNLRHDALGAEKFLNEEMEKEFPVKNFRDRIKEVEPLCRGASDFSKESLDKIFNVVGESSEDAVDDPDYKERSIKITGFGGQGVLSMGLTIAEAGMKARRHVSYYPSYGPEQRGGASNCVVVISGSVIGSPAVHEVDTLVSLNRPSLEEFKGEVKKGGLIVYDSAIGEFEAPEGVEAISVPAFKIAKEHGVKRAGNTVLLGVLMALGRAGLSEDMFKKAIEHTFSKKPELIPINLEILEAGKQWALENLC
- a CDS encoding winged helix-turn-helix domain-containing protein, with amino-acid sequence MKKVLWWLFAGKGGVSRARLINKLNERPYNAHQLAEELELDYKTIRHHLKVLEKNNIITASGEKYGMMYFLSDKMEENYSIFKEIWNKLNKNKEGS
- a CDS encoding 2-oxoacid:acceptor oxidoreductase subunit alpha — translated: MSEFLSGEDVSIVLCGEAGQGIQTVEEILVQAVKLEGYNVFSSKEYMSRIRGGENSTEIRVSSKRVTAYVDRIDILIAISKGAIDHLEERISEDTVIIGDEKTLEEVEKEDVIKIPFLKMAAEIGGPIFANIIAAGALCRVLNVDKETFDECITAMFKRKGEEILQKDLQAGAEGYKIGEDFISSGKFNIKIKKDPKIRDEILLNGTDAVGLGCIAGGLKFMSSYPMTPSTPLQTFIAGHSTEFGMIFEQAEDEIAAINMGLGASYAGARAIVATSGSGFALMSEGVGLSGMIETPIVIYLAQRPGPAVGLPTRTAQEDLNLALYSSPGETPKAIFAPGKFEDAFYLTYHAFNLADKYQIPVFILSDQYFADIYYNLPDIDLSNIETQKYIVVTSENYRRYEITENGISPRGIPGYGEGLVVVDSDEHDIEGHITEDLHLRNKMVEKRLKKLEGIKREVIEPELVGNEDYKALVVGWGSTYGSIKEALEVIGRDDIAFLHFKQVYPLHESTLNYLKKAQKTIIFENNATSQFGNLIKLHTGFEIDNKALKYNGMPFSVEEVTQRLKSFLERI